One Enterococcus silesiacus genomic window carries:
- a CDS encoding fructokinase has translation MEYYGSIEAGGTKFVCAVADENLQIIERISLPTTLPEETLNQVIDFFDSYQLKALGVGSFGPIDVNRDSSTYGYITSTPKIGWTNMDLLGALKAHFNIPIAWTTDVNAAAYGEIHLGAGKGTQSCIYLTVGTGIGGGAVVNGAVLQGVSHPEMGHITVQRYPNDTLECVCPYHDNCLEGLAAGPALEKRTGIKGQLLEEDHDAWEIEAFYLAQALMNYTLVLSPEKIILGGGVMKQTHLFPKIRESLERQVGGYVSLPALDEYIVGCDLGDNSGTMGCLLLAKEQRGLV, from the coding sequence ATGGAGTATTATGGATCGATCGAAGCTGGTGGAACAAAATTTGTCTGTGCCGTAGCGGATGAAAACTTGCAGATCATTGAAAGAATCAGTCTGCCTACGACATTGCCGGAAGAAACATTAAATCAAGTCATTGATTTTTTTGATAGCTATCAATTAAAAGCGCTCGGAGTAGGATCGTTTGGACCGATCGATGTCAATCGTGACTCAAGTACGTATGGTTATATTACCTCTACACCTAAAATAGGTTGGACCAATATGGATCTTTTAGGAGCACTAAAAGCGCATTTTAATATCCCAATTGCTTGGACCACGGACGTAAATGCAGCGGCCTACGGTGAAATTCATTTGGGGGCAGGAAAAGGAACGCAAAGCTGTATCTATTTGACTGTCGGAACAGGCATTGGCGGTGGCGCTGTTGTAAATGGGGCCGTGTTACAAGGGGTTAGCCATCCAGAAATGGGACATATTACTGTTCAGCGCTATCCAAATGATACATTGGAATGTGTGTGTCCCTATCATGATAATTGTTTAGAAGGCTTGGCTGCGGGACCAGCCTTAGAAAAAAGGACAGGAATCAAAGGACAACTGTTAGAAGAGGATCACGATGCCTGGGAGATTGAGGCTTTTTATCTAGCACAGGCTTTGATGAATTACACATTAGTCCTTTCGCCAGAAAAAATTATTTTAGGTGGTGGGGTGATGAAACAAACGCACCTTTTCCCGAAAATACGTGAATCGTTAGAAAGACAAGTAGGCGGTTATGTTTCATTACCTGCTTTGGATGAGTATATTGTTGGCTGTGATTTAGGTGATAATAGCGGTACTATGGGGTGCTTATTGTTGGCAAAGGAACAAAGAGGTTTAGTGTGA
- a CDS encoding cytidine deaminase (Reclaims exogenous and endogenous cytidine and 2'-deoxycytidine molecules for UMP synthesis), with product MTAKQEWLAIADDALTKAYVPYSHFPVGACLITKEGKTYQGVNIENASYGLTNCAERTAIFKAVSEGERAFQHLVIAGNTPEPISPCGACRQVMAEFCAPEMPVTLVGEHGVIKEMTVGELLPYAFTEKDL from the coding sequence ATGACAGCAAAACAAGAATGGTTAGCTATCGCAGATGATGCGTTAACAAAAGCGTATGTACCGTATTCTCACTTTCCAGTGGGGGCGTGCCTGATTACCAAAGAAGGAAAAACCTATCAAGGAGTCAATATCGAAAATGCTTCATATGGATTGACCAATTGTGCAGAACGGACAGCAATCTTCAAAGCTGTTTCTGAAGGCGAACGAGCATTTCAACATTTAGTGATTGCAGGAAATACACCTGAGCCAATCTCTCCGTGCGGTGCATGCCGCCAAGTGATGGCTGAATTTTGCGCGCCTGAAATGCCGGTTACTTTAGTTGGCGAGCATGGCGTGATTAAAGAAATGACTGTGGGCGAGTTGTTGCCTTATGCGTTTACAGAAAAAGATTTATAA
- a CDS encoding adenosine deaminase — MRREQVKKLPKIELHCHLDGSIRPETLRKIAEPQGIFLPADNEQLKELLVAPIDCQNLNDYLKRFDLVLSCLQTEAALTAAAFDVISQAAEEHIQYIEVRFAPSLHTEKGLSLPKVVQAVLAGLEQGQQRFGVKSNALLCGMRHEEATAIEKIVQLADAFKKDGIVGFDLAGNELNFPPYTFEETLGLVNQLTIPLTLHAGECGCGKNVADAIYLGAKRIGHGIAVKDTPEYFSLLRDKNILIEMCPTSNFQTKTVTKLADYPFQTFLEAGINVCINTDNRTVSNTTLTDEYMKLHEWYGITYADMEKLNHNAVNGAFIPESEKQVLHEQLTISYQL; from the coding sequence GTGAGACGAGAGCAAGTCAAGAAACTACCAAAAATAGAGCTACATTGTCATTTAGATGGTTCTATACGCCCAGAAACCTTACGGAAAATAGCAGAACCTCAAGGCATCTTTTTACCCGCTGATAATGAGCAGTTAAAAGAACTATTAGTTGCGCCTATTGATTGCCAAAACTTAAATGACTACTTAAAGCGTTTTGATTTAGTGTTATCCTGTCTGCAAACAGAAGCAGCCTTAACAGCGGCTGCATTCGATGTTATCAGTCAAGCGGCAGAAGAACATATCCAGTACATCGAAGTCCGTTTTGCGCCTTCTCTCCATACTGAAAAAGGACTATCTTTGCCTAAAGTAGTACAGGCTGTGTTAGCAGGTCTAGAGCAAGGACAACAACGTTTCGGTGTAAAAAGCAATGCGTTATTATGCGGCATGCGGCACGAAGAAGCCACAGCTATCGAAAAAATTGTGCAATTGGCTGATGCATTCAAAAAAGATGGCATCGTAGGCTTTGATCTTGCTGGAAATGAACTGAACTTCCCGCCATATACTTTTGAAGAGACACTTGGGTTAGTCAATCAATTGACGATCCCTTTAACACTTCACGCAGGCGAATGCGGTTGCGGGAAAAACGTTGCTGACGCAATTTATTTAGGCGCTAAACGCATTGGACATGGCATCGCTGTAAAAGATACGCCCGAATATTTTTCTTTATTGCGAGATAAAAATATTTTAATTGAGATGTGCCCTACTAGTAATTTTCAAACTAAGACCGTCACCAAATTAGCCGATTATCCTTTCCAAACATTTCTTGAGGCTGGCATCAATGTCTGTATCAATACTGACAATCGCACGGTGTCTAATACAACGTTAACGGATGAATATATGAAGCTCCATGAATGGTACGGCATCACTTATGCAGATATGGAGAAATTAAATCATAACGCCGTTAACGGCGCCTTTATTCCTGAAAGTGAAAAACAAGTTCTTCATGAGCAATTAACCATTAGCTATCAACTTTAA
- a CDS encoding alpha-mannosidase, with amino-acid sequence MKKKVYIISHSHWDREWYMPYEQHHMRVVELMDDVLELIETDPAFDSFHLDGQTIILDDYLQVRPEQKTAVQKAITDGKLRIGPFYILQDDFLISSESNVRNMLIGKKESEKWGPEVKLGYFPDTFGNMGQTPQMMKQADLDAAAFGRGVKPVGFNNEVLEDENYTSQYSEMWWQGPDGSTILGLLFANWYSNGNEIPAEKVAALAFWHQKLAEAEKFASTNHLLMMNGVDHQPVQKDITKAIALANELFPDYEFIHSNFDDYLKQLRQDLPAKVGTVQGELTSQETDGWFTLANTASARVYLKQWNTTVERQLENVTEPLAAMAYELTQNYPHDQLDYAWKLLLQNHPHDSICGCSVDEVHREMIPRFEKANEVGKFLAEEALTQLVEAVDTTQFADTSYPFVVFNTSGYQKSEITKVKVEIERKPFKEGIPHELWEELAKSQIPAFEVVDSEGQVVPALISNPEVSFGYDLPKDRFRVPYMAKYVEIELPINNMPAFSWHSFALQETKTPMETSSSMIANPENDVLENNCLKVTINGDGTLEVLDKASGRKYTKLLTIEDTGDIGNEYIFKQPEDTTPLLSSGLPAEISIVKDEPFMAQVKIVQRMMIPESAEDLLEQEQKAVVDFRYRNAKRSSELKELTIETVVTMEKDSPRLSFETTLNNQMKDHRLRMLFPTGIKTDTHEADSIYEVVTRPNRVSKSWENPTNPQHQHAFVNIHDEQAGMTVSNFGLNEYEILPETNTIALTLLRAVGEMGDWGYFPTPEAQCIGQHTFKYGVDFHGEAADRYTTYKRAYAAQIPFSVKQTMKHTGQLKAKDVYVTVEGATFAVTAMKNSEENQALVVRGFNMSDKSDKVEIAKSTGESSYLLNLLEVKQPEKVTNSLNAYEIRTIGFDR; translated from the coding sequence ATGAAGAAAAAAGTGTATATCATCTCGCATTCTCATTGGGATCGTGAATGGTACATGCCGTATGAGCAACATCATATGCGCGTAGTTGAGCTGATGGATGATGTGTTAGAACTGATTGAGACAGATCCTGCTTTTGATAGTTTTCATTTAGATGGTCAAACGATTATTTTAGACGATTACCTACAGGTTAGGCCAGAACAGAAAACTGCCGTTCAAAAGGCAATCACGGATGGAAAACTGCGAATTGGGCCCTTTTATATCTTGCAAGATGATTTTTTGATCAGCTCTGAATCGAATGTGCGAAACATGTTGATCGGTAAAAAAGAAAGTGAAAAGTGGGGTCCAGAAGTTAAGTTAGGTTATTTCCCAGATACGTTTGGTAACATGGGGCAAACGCCACAAATGATGAAACAAGCTGATTTAGATGCAGCAGCCTTCGGTCGAGGGGTGAAACCTGTTGGCTTTAACAATGAAGTATTAGAGGATGAGAATTATACATCACAGTATTCAGAAATGTGGTGGCAAGGGCCAGATGGTAGTACTATTCTAGGGTTATTATTTGCTAATTGGTACAGTAATGGCAACGAAATACCTGCTGAAAAAGTAGCGGCTTTAGCCTTTTGGCACCAAAAACTAGCTGAAGCTGAAAAATTTGCTTCTACGAATCACTTACTAATGATGAATGGTGTCGATCATCAACCTGTTCAAAAAGACATTACAAAAGCAATTGCTTTGGCAAATGAGTTGTTTCCTGACTATGAGTTTATTCATTCGAACTTTGATGACTACTTAAAACAGCTGCGTCAAGATTTACCAGCTAAAGTTGGCACGGTTCAAGGTGAATTGACGAGCCAAGAGACGGATGGTTGGTTTACTCTAGCGAATACAGCATCAGCGAGAGTTTATTTAAAACAATGGAACACAACTGTGGAGCGTCAATTGGAAAATGTGACAGAACCATTAGCTGCAATGGCATATGAACTCACACAAAACTACCCGCACGATCAGCTGGATTATGCCTGGAAATTGTTGTTACAAAATCATCCTCATGATAGTATTTGCGGCTGTTCAGTTGATGAAGTCCATCGTGAAATGATTCCACGGTTTGAAAAAGCAAATGAAGTCGGGAAATTTTTGGCTGAAGAAGCGTTGACTCAGCTAGTTGAGGCAGTTGATACAACACAATTCGCTGATACGAGTTATCCGTTTGTTGTCTTTAATACGTCTGGATATCAAAAATCAGAAATCACAAAAGTAAAAGTAGAAATCGAGAGAAAACCTTTTAAAGAAGGGATTCCTCATGAATTATGGGAAGAGCTTGCTAAAAGTCAGATACCAGCATTTGAAGTCGTTGATTCTGAAGGCCAAGTAGTACCAGCCTTGATTTCAAATCCTGAAGTTAGCTTTGGCTATGATCTGCCGAAAGATCGTTTCAGAGTACCTTACATGGCTAAGTATGTGGAAATAGAGCTGCCGATAAATAACATGCCAGCTTTTTCATGGCACTCTTTTGCGCTGCAAGAAACAAAAACACCAATGGAAACATCAAGCTCGATGATCGCCAATCCAGAAAATGATGTGTTGGAAAATAATTGCTTAAAAGTAACGATCAATGGGGATGGAACATTAGAGGTACTGGATAAAGCGTCGGGTAGAAAATACACTAAATTACTAACGATCGAAGATACAGGCGACATTGGCAATGAATATATTTTTAAACAACCCGAAGACACAACACCACTTTTATCTAGCGGGCTTCCAGCAGAAATTTCTATAGTGAAAGATGAACCTTTCATGGCACAAGTCAAGATCGTCCAACGTATGATGATCCCTGAATCTGCAGAAGACTTATTGGAACAAGAGCAAAAAGCTGTAGTCGATTTTCGTTATAGAAACGCTAAGCGTTCATCAGAATTAAAAGAATTGACGATTGAAACAGTGGTAACGATGGAAAAAGATTCTCCTCGTTTGTCTTTTGAAACAACTTTAAATAACCAAATGAAAGACCATCGCTTGCGCATGCTATTTCCAACTGGAATAAAAACAGATACACATGAAGCAGACAGTATTTATGAAGTTGTTACACGTCCGAATCGCGTGAGTAAGAGTTGGGAGAATCCGACCAACCCTCAACATCAACATGCCTTTGTCAATATCCATGATGAGCAGGCTGGGATGACTGTTTCAAATTTTGGATTGAATGAATATGAGATTTTACCTGAAACCAATACAATTGCGTTAACGCTTCTAAGGGCCGTTGGTGAAATGGGCGACTGGGGTTACTTCCCGACACCAGAAGCGCAATGTATAGGACAACATACGTTTAAATATGGCGTTGATTTTCATGGAGAAGCAGCTGATCGCTATACTACGTACAAACGAGCATACGCAGCCCAAATTCCTTTTAGTGTAAAACAAACAATGAAACATACGGGGCAATTAAAGGCAAAAGATGTTTATGTAACGGTGGAAGGCGCAACGTTTGCAGTAACGGCAATGAAAAATAGTGAAGAGAATCAAGCGCTTGTGGTGAGAGGGTTCAATATGAGCGATAAATCAGATAAAGTTGAGATAGCAAAAAGCACTGGCGAAAGTTCTTATTTATTAAACTTGCTAGAAGTGAAACAACCTGAAAAAGTGACAAACAGTCTAAATGCTTATGAAATTCGTACAATTGGATTTGACCGATAA
- the deoA gene encoding thymidine phosphorylase (Catalyzes the reversible phosphorolysis of thymidine, deoxyuridine and their analogues to their respective bases and 2-deoxyribose 1-phosphate) yields the protein MRMVDLIEKKRDGQVLTEAEIQFIVSGYTRGDIPDYQMSAFLMTVFYKDMTDEEITTLTLAMANSGEMIDLSSIQGIKVDKHSTGGVGDTTTLILAPLVASVGASVAKMSGRGLGYTGGTLDKLEAIPGFHVEIPDEEFIRLVNESHVAVIGQSGDLAPADKKLYALRDVTATVNSIPLIASSIMSKKIAAGADAIVLDVTTGEGAFMKNIEEARRLAETMVRIGRLANRQTMAVISDMSQPLGEAIGNSLEVVEAIETLQGKGPEDLLEMCYILGSQMVVLAKKADTLDEARALLKEALESGKALDKFREMIRNQGGDDSIIDHPERLLTAKYQIELPAKTSGVVQKLVANEIGIAAMLLGAGRATKEDEVDHAVGIKLHKKVGMPVESGESLLTIYSNSESIENVKELLYKNIEIGSSGTEPELIHDIITA from the coding sequence ATGAGAATGGTAGATTTGATCGAGAAAAAACGTGATGGACAGGTCTTAACAGAAGCAGAAATTCAATTTATTGTTTCAGGGTATACAAGAGGCGATATTCCGGATTATCAGATGAGTGCCTTTTTGATGACTGTGTTTTACAAAGATATGACAGACGAAGAAATTACGACATTAACATTAGCGATGGCTAATTCAGGTGAAATGATCGACCTTTCATCGATTCAAGGCATTAAAGTCGATAAACATTCTACAGGCGGTGTTGGCGATACGACAACCTTGATTTTAGCGCCACTTGTTGCAAGTGTAGGTGCTAGTGTGGCTAAAATGTCCGGTAGAGGGCTTGGTTATACAGGCGGTACACTTGATAAATTAGAAGCAATACCAGGATTTCATGTAGAAATACCAGATGAAGAGTTTATCCGTTTGGTAAACGAAAGTCATGTAGCGGTGATTGGTCAGTCTGGTGATTTAGCACCAGCTGATAAAAAATTATACGCATTACGTGATGTTACAGCTACAGTCAATTCTATTCCGTTGATTGCAAGCTCGATCATGAGTAAAAAAATCGCAGCAGGTGCGGATGCGATCGTGCTGGATGTAACGACTGGCGAAGGTGCTTTTATGAAAAATATCGAGGAAGCACGTCGCTTAGCAGAAACGATGGTTCGGATCGGTCGTTTAGCGAATCGCCAGACGATGGCGGTAATTTCCGATATGTCCCAACCATTAGGTGAGGCGATCGGTAATAGCTTAGAAGTCGTTGAAGCAATCGAAACACTGCAAGGTAAAGGACCAGAGGATTTGCTGGAAATGTGCTATATCTTAGGTAGTCAGATGGTCGTTCTAGCGAAAAAAGCCGATACATTAGACGAAGCTCGTGCATTACTAAAAGAGGCCTTGGAATCAGGTAAAGCATTGGATAAATTCCGAGAAATGATTCGTAACCAAGGTGGAGATGACAGCATCATCGATCATCCAGAGCGTTTACTAACAGCCAAATATCAAATAGAATTACCAGCTAAAACATCTGGCGTTGTTCAAAAGCTCGTGGCAAATGAAATTGGTATCGCAGCGATGCTGTTAGGTGCAGGTCGAGCAACTAAAGAAGACGAAGTTGATCATGCGGTAGGAATCAAGCTGCATAAAAAAGTCGGTATGCCAGTGGAATCTGGTGAGTCGCTGCTAACTATTTATTCCAATTCAGAATCAATCGAGAACGTAAAAGAACTTTTATATAAAAATATCGAAATCGGCAGTTCTGGGACTGAACCTGAGCTGATTCATGATATAATAACAGCATAA
- a CDS encoding 2-deoxyribose-5-phosphate aldolase (catalyzes the formation of D-glyceraldehyde 3-phosphate and acetaldehyde from 2-deoxy-D-ribose-5-phosphate): MELNQMIDHTILKADAKEEDVLRIIEEAKKYEFFSVCINPCWVALAKEHLAGTSVDVCTVIGFPLGANTSEVKAYEATDAINNGATEVDMVINVGALKSQQYKKVLKDIQAVVDAAKGKALVKVIIETASLTDEEKIKVCELAKEAGADFVKTSTGFSTGGATVADVKLMRETVGPDMGVKASGGIHNEAEAQAMIEAGATRIGTSAGVAIMEGSTGAGY, translated from the coding sequence ATGGAATTAAATCAAATGATTGACCACACTATTTTAAAAGCAGATGCAAAGGAAGAGGACGTTTTACGAATTATTGAAGAAGCTAAAAAATATGAATTCTTCTCAGTTTGTATCAATCCATGTTGGGTTGCTTTGGCAAAAGAACACTTAGCTGGAACCTCTGTTGACGTTTGTACAGTAATTGGTTTTCCTTTAGGGGCTAATACATCAGAAGTAAAAGCCTACGAAGCAACAGATGCAATCAATAATGGTGCAACCGAAGTCGATATGGTCATTAATGTCGGCGCTCTTAAATCTCAGCAATACAAAAAAGTCTTGAAGGATATTCAAGCCGTTGTCGATGCAGCGAAAGGCAAAGCCTTAGTGAAAGTGATCATTGAGACAGCGTCACTGACTGACGAAGAGAAAATCAAAGTCTGTGAACTTGCGAAAGAAGCAGGAGCTGATTTTGTTAAAACCTCAACTGGTTTTTCAACTGGTGGAGCAACTGTAGCTGATGTTAAATTGATGCGTGAAACAGTAGGTCCAGACATGGGTGTCAAAGCTTCTGGTGGTATTCATAACGAAGCAGAAGCACAAGCGATGATCGAGGCAGGTGCGACACGTATCGGAACAAGTGCTGGTGTTGCGATCATGGAAGGTTCGACTGGAGCAGGCTATTAA
- a CDS encoding LacI family transcriptional regulator: MKLTIKEIADMAGVSVTTVSQIINNKGSRFSEKTRNKVLAVVEEFDYKPDYFASNIITRHSKTIGMVVPDVTDFFFAKVIEGVETYLNSLGYMILLCNSKHDEEKATQYVTELIHRSVDGIIFATPNILPVDHILKNKSKRKVPVILVDRGINPRENGRLIVKEYEGAYRAVCSLVEQGHRHIAMLTENDGYYQLTERVTAYQHALKDHGIPVRAEYMSSGDLNLGGGYMAAKNVLKNPQITAIFCGNDEMAMGAYQAIEESGKKIPDDISIIGFDGLEISEYLVPGLTTVYQPSFDIGFYAAQFLVESINDPDKKIPNKIFDTTFILRNSTKSIDNLADLI, from the coding sequence ATGAAATTGACTATTAAAGAAATTGCAGATATGGCTGGTGTATCTGTCACGACAGTATCTCAAATCATTAATAACAAAGGCAGTCGCTTTAGTGAGAAAACTAGAAATAAAGTGCTGGCTGTAGTGGAGGAATTTGATTACAAACCGGATTATTTTGCTTCCAACATCATCACTCGTCATTCGAAAACGATCGGGATGGTCGTACCGGACGTGACAGATTTTTTCTTTGCTAAAGTTATCGAAGGGGTAGAAACGTATTTAAATTCGTTAGGCTATATGATCTTGTTGTGTAATTCGAAACACGATGAGGAAAAAGCCACGCAATATGTCACTGAACTGATTCATCGCTCGGTTGATGGCATTATTTTTGCGACACCGAATATTTTACCAGTGGATCATATCTTGAAGAATAAAAGCAAACGGAAAGTGCCGGTGATTCTAGTCGATCGTGGCATCAATCCGCGGGAAAATGGTCGTTTGATCGTGAAAGAATATGAGGGCGCTTACCGAGCAGTTTGTTCCTTGGTTGAGCAAGGGCATAGACACATTGCGATGCTGACAGAAAATGATGGTTATTATCAGCTGACAGAAAGAGTAACAGCTTATCAGCACGCACTAAAAGATCATGGAATCCCGGTGAGAGCAGAATATATGAGCAGTGGTGACTTAAATTTAGGTGGCGGGTATATGGCAGCTAAAAATGTACTGAAGAATCCACAAATCACGGCTATTTTTTGTGGAAATGATGAGATGGCAATGGGGGCTTATCAAGCAATTGAAGAATCTGGCAAGAAAATTCCAGATGATATCTCTATTATTGGGTTTGATGGATTAGAAATTTCGGAATATTTAGTGCCTGGACTAACAACCGTTTATCAGCCGAGTTTTGATATTGGTTTTTATGCTGCGCAATTTTTAGTGGAATCGATCAATGATCCTGATAAAAAAATTCCAAATAAGATTTTCGATACAACATTTATTTTAAGAAATAGCACGAAATCGATTGACAATCTGGCGGATTTGATTTAA
- a CDS encoding heme ABC transporter ATP-binding protein, with product MAQENFVIEMRNITKQFGTFKANDNINLTVRPGEIHALLGENGAGKSTLMNILSGLLEPTSGEIFMNGSKVSINGPTAANRLGIGMVHQHFMLVDAFTVTENIILGSEPTNVGVLDRKKATAEIKRVSEQYGLSVDPSAYIRDISVGAQQRVEILKTLYRGADVLIFDEPTAVLTPQEIDELIEIMRGLVQEGKSIILITHKLDEIKKVADRCTVIRRGQSIDTVNVKDVSSQQLADMMVGRSVSFKTEKKAATPKEVVLSIKDLVVKESRGLEAVKGLSLDVRAGEVVGIAGIDGNGQTELIQALTGLRKAESGSVELRGEAITNKKPRTITEAGVGHVPEDRHKYGLILDMTLAENIALQTYYKKPLSNTGVLNYNQINSYARRLIEEYDVRTVNELVPAKALSGGNQQKAIIAREIDRDPDLLIVSQPTRGLDVGAIEYIHKRLIEQRDKDKAVLVVSFELDEILNVSDRIAVIHAGKIVGIVDPKETSENELGLLMAGYSLEEARRELSQEAGEAVE from the coding sequence GTGGCTCAGGAAAACTTTGTAATTGAGATGCGCAATATCACTAAGCAGTTTGGGACGTTTAAAGCCAATGACAATATCAACTTAACTGTCCGGCCTGGAGAAATCCATGCGTTGCTTGGAGAAAATGGTGCAGGAAAATCTACCTTGATGAATATATTATCTGGTTTGTTAGAACCGACATCAGGTGAAATCTTTATGAATGGTTCAAAAGTATCAATCAATGGACCAACTGCAGCAAATCGTTTAGGAATTGGAATGGTCCATCAGCACTTTATGCTGGTAGATGCTTTTACTGTAACAGAGAACATTATTCTTGGAAGTGAACCAACGAATGTGGGCGTATTAGATCGCAAAAAAGCTACAGCAGAAATCAAACGGGTTTCTGAGCAATATGGCTTATCAGTAGATCCGAGTGCATATATTCGTGATATCTCTGTTGGTGCGCAACAACGAGTGGAAATTTTGAAAACGTTGTATCGTGGTGCAGATGTTCTGATTTTTGATGAACCGACAGCGGTTTTAACGCCTCAAGAAATCGATGAGTTGATCGAAATCATGCGTGGACTTGTTCAAGAAGGCAAATCAATCATTTTGATCACGCATAAATTAGATGAAATCAAAAAAGTAGCAGATCGTTGTACCGTTATTCGTCGTGGTCAAAGTATTGATACTGTGAATGTTAAAGATGTTTCTTCACAACAATTGGCAGATATGATGGTAGGGCGCTCGGTTTCGTTTAAAACAGAAAAGAAAGCAGCTACCCCTAAGGAAGTGGTCCTTTCAATCAAAGATTTAGTTGTTAAAGAAAGCCGTGGATTAGAAGCTGTGAAAGGTCTTAGTTTAGATGTTCGCGCAGGTGAAGTAGTTGGAATTGCTGGGATCGATGGTAATGGTCAAACAGAATTGATTCAAGCGCTAACTGGATTACGTAAAGCGGAAAGTGGATCCGTTGAACTTAGAGGAGAAGCAATTACGAATAAAAAACCTCGGACAATCACAGAAGCAGGTGTAGGCCATGTGCCAGAAGACCGTCATAAATATGGCTTGATTCTGGATATGACCTTGGCTGAAAATATTGCATTACAAACTTACTATAAAAAGCCATTAAGTAACACAGGTGTGTTGAATTACAACCAAATCAATTCATATGCACGTAGATTAATAGAAGAATACGATGTACGAACAGTAAATGAACTAGTTCCAGCTAAAGCATTATCAGGCGGAAATCAGCAAAAAGCAATCATTGCGCGAGAAATCGATCGTGATCCTGATTTGTTGATTGTCTCTCAACCAACTCGTGGACTGGATGTTGGCGCTATCGAATACATTCATAAACGCCTGATCGAACAACGAGATAAAGATAAAGCAGTCTTAGTTGTTAGTTTTGAATTAGATGAAATTTTAAATGTTTCTGACCGCATCGCAGTGATTCATGCTGGGAAAATTGTTGGAATCGTTGATCCGAAAGAAACAAGCGAAAATGAATTAGGCTTACTGATGGCGGGTTACTCATTGGAAGAAGCTAGAAGAGAATTAAGTCAAGAGGCAGGTGAGGCAGTTGAATAA
- a CDS encoding acid-activated urea channel produces the protein MLGVGLLFVAITLISNGYCGLAGVDKKSTGLINLLTGSLSFIINTIYLFRGAYYDAGIGYLFAFTYLMVGLIYVFELDMRIYGIFALFVAINTIPAAYISFTVDGDWRFALIWLSWGILWMTGFIEYVLKKEIGKPVLYFAIFEGIVTCWIPGLLMLTNNW, from the coding sequence TTGTTAGGAGTAGGACTATTATTTGTAGCGATCACGCTGATCAGCAATGGTTATTGTGGGCTAGCAGGAGTGGATAAAAAATCTACAGGATTGATTAATTTACTCACAGGAAGCCTGTCTTTTATCATTAATACGATTTATTTGTTTAGAGGCGCTTATTATGATGCTGGTATTGGGTATTTGTTTGCTTTTACCTATTTGATGGTTGGCTTGATTTATGTGTTTGAGTTAGATATGCGTATTTATGGAATATTCGCCTTGTTCGTAGCAATCAATACGATTCCAGCAGCCTATATTTCGTTTACGGTAGATGGTGATTGGCGTTTTGCCTTGATTTGGCTATCTTGGGGAATTTTATGGATGACAGGTTTTATTGAATATGTCCTGAAAAAAGAAATTGGGAAACCTGTCTTGTATTTTGCGATTTTCGAAGGAATTGTTACGTGTTGGATTCCTGGATTGTTGATGCTAACGAACAACTGGTAA